The segment CTTGCTGCGTTGCTGCCAGCTGATCGAATCTCACCCACACGAAACCGGATCACCCACGATCCTGACCTCCTCTGAATATGACCTTCAGGTAAATTGATGCCCAACTCCTCCTTCGCCGATGGCTCTGATCCCCAACTTGATGAGGACCTTTCCTCTCAGGAAGGTGATGCGTCCACGGAACAATCTGAAGAGAAGGATGATCAACCCGCCAGCACGGTTAAATCAGATAAGCTGCTGGATGAGGTTAGCAATGAAGACGATGCTCCGTTGACCTACTCAACGCGAGAACAGGGTCTCGACCAGGATACGGTGCTACGGGTGCCTTCAACGGGCTCGTCAGTCAACGCTCCACCGCCGACCGATCCGATGCTTCCCACCGTATCGCCACTGGCCGATGGAGATATCTCACCCTCTGAAGTTCGTTTTCGTCTTTTCCCACGAGAGCAGGGTTTACCGGCCGATGCTCCCCTTCCCGAAACTGCGGGGATCGTCCTGGGGCACTTTCGTATAGAAGAACGAATTGGCGCGGGAGGCATGGGCGCCGTTTTCAGAGCGATTGATGAGCGGCTGCAACGAATCGTGGCACTCAAGGTCCTCTCACCCACACAGCTACATCAACCGGACGCCATTCAGCGGTTTCGCAATGAGGCCCGCTCGGCTGCCCGACTTGATCATGAAAACATTGCCCGTGTTTATTATTTCGGTGAAGAAAAAGGGGTTCACTTCATCGCATACGAGTACGTCATTGGACCGAACGTACGCCAACTCATCCATCAGGAAGGTCGATTGAAGCCAGCCGATGCCGTGTATTACACCCATCAGGTTGCTTCCGCATTAAATCACACTTCGGCTGCTGGTGTGATTCACCGCGATATTAAACCCTCCAACATCATCGTCACTCCGGCCGGAATGGCGAAACTCGTAGACCTGGGGCTGGCCCGACAAGAGTCGACAGAATCGCAAGGTGATTTAACAGTTGCCGGAACCACGCTCGGAACGTTTGACTATATCGCCCCTGAACAGGCGAAAGACCCTCGTTTCGTCGATGTTCGTGCCGACATTTATTCGCTCGGTTGTTCGCTTTACCACATGTTAACTGGAGAGCCTCCTTACCCAGGTGGCACGTTCGTCCAGAAGCTATTTCACCACGAATCAAAAGAAGTCCCCGATCCAGCGGACAAAGTTCCGAACCTGCCACCACTTCTGACTCACATTGTTCAGAAGATGATGGCCAGCGACCCGGCAGAACGCTACCCCACCCCCAATGAGCTGCTTCACGAACTGGAGCAAGTCGCGCAGCAACTCGGAATGCCGGGAGGCCCTTCGCGACCCTTTCGCCGATCCGCTCCAATCAGCAAACGACAGGCCCAATGGGAATCCTCTCTCAGCTGGATTTTTATGGCGATTCTGTTGATCGGTATGGTGATCATCATCGATGTCGTCTCCCAGAACGCCACGACTTTATCGCCGGAAGGATCTAATTCTGAACGAAACACGGCGATTCAACCCGAAGAGAAACCGGCAGTCGATCCACCTGATCCGGGTCCGGCGAGTACTCAGGCTATCGTCCCCGCTCCAAGCACCTCAGACGATACCAACAACAGTCTGAACATGCTCGCCAATGAGGACGACTCTAATATCCCGCGTGACATTAAACCTACTGACACGAATACTAATCCGCCTAAGACCAGTTCACCATCGAGACCACAAGACGTCAAGAAGCTATTTGTCCTTAAAAACAGCGATGGCGGAGCCGATGAAGCGTTCGCGACATTAGAGCAAGCTCTGGAGTTCTCTCCCAGAAATGGCGTGATTGAAATCGCCAGCAGCCCCGAGACTCCCATTGTGATCAACCAGCCTTTTCAACTGGTTAAAAAGTCGATCACCTTACGCTCGGCTTCCGGGACACGCCCCCGCATTCAATTCCGGTACGAATCAAAACGGTCCTCCAGCTACGAAGGGCTGATCGATCTGCGGGATAATTGCTCGTTAAGTCTCCACAACCTCGATCTGGAATTTCAGATTGATCCCTTGTTCTCAGATTCGGTTCCGACCTTGTTCACTCTGATGGGTAAAGGCAATTCGCTGCTCATGTCCGGTTGCAGCGTGACTGTTCTTAAGAGTGGTCTTAAGAAGGCAAGCATCGTCCGTGTTAAACGACCAACCGAATTGAACGATGTCAATACATTCACTCCTACGTTGGCGGTCGATCCGGATGCGAATAAAGCGGAGATTGAGATCTCCAGTTCCTTCTTCCGCGGACAGGCACGGCTTTTCCAGATTGATGTTGTTGTTCCGACACGGATAGCAATTAACAAAAGCGTAGTTGCCGCAGATACCGATACAATCTACCTGGAAAACAGTAATACGGGTGTATGGCCGTTATCCAATTTTGAAAAAGCACCGGAAGGAACGTCCTCTCTCGAACTCAATATCGCGCAGTCCACTTTTCTATGCGGCGGTCCATTTTTCAATCTCGATTGGACATTGGACAGCCTCGCTGAAATCCCACCGATGCAAATCCACTCCGCTAACAATGTTTTTATCTCACATCCGAGTGGCCACACATTCCTGCAAACGCACATCGTGGACAAGCAGCAAACGGTTAGCCTGATACATTTTCTTCCAGAACGATTGAAATGGAACGATCGGAAAGGTTCTGACTACTTCAGCGAATTCGGTAGCTATTTTGCAAACGAATATGGAGATCGAGAACCCTTTGCCTTTGACCCACCCATCTCTGATATTCAAGCGTGGCGAAGACTTTGGCGAAACGCGTCGGAACGTGAATTGACTTCTAAAGAAACGACCGTTCAGCCTAAGGGCGTTACTCCCAATATTCCCGTTGTCAATTTAACGCTGGAAGATTTTTTTCTAGAGGGGGAACCGGGCGAGAACTCCCCCGTTAAAGGGAGTTCCGACGGACAGAACGATGCCGGTGCTCCAATTAAAGAATTGATCGACTTGATGCCAACCATCAGTCCAACGTCGAAGCCTTCCGAAAAGCCCAATTCAGCCGGCGGCCGAAACCAGGCGGCTACTTCGTAAGTTCTTCAACTTCTTCCGCAGAGAATTTCTGCTCCATGCGGGCGCCCAATTGGCTTACGATTCGTGCTGCCGCATGCGACGCCAGGTGTCCCGCCAGTTTCCAATCCATGCCGTGGGTAATTCCATACAGCAGCCCTGCTGCATACATGTCACCAGCTCCGGTCGTGTCGATCGCTTTCGTGGAAACGCCTTCGACGGGAATGACTTCCCCTTCGTGCATAATAATCGAACCGTTCGGGCCCAAGGTCATCGCGACGTTCTCACACCGTTCGTGCAACCATTTAACGCACTCGACGGTATCGTCCAGCTGAGCGAGGCTTTTGGCTTCGTCTTCATTACAAAACAGCAAGTCGACAGAGTTTTCAATCAGCTCGATAAATTCGTCCCGAAACAAGTTGATGAGAAACGGATCAGAAACAGTGAACGCAACTTTCACTCCATTTTTCTTTGCCAATTCCATTGCCTTCAGTGCGGCTTTCTTCGGCTCTTCCTCTGTGAAGAGATAACCTTCAACATACACATAGGTCGCTTCTTTAATATGATCTTCCTGAATGTCATCGGGAGTCAATTTTGAAGAGACTCCTAATGTGGTCAACATGGTCCGTTCTGCATCTTCTGTGATAAGAATCACACAAGTACCACTGTGACCTTCCACATTCGGTGTCTCGATCGTGACTCCCAGTTCCCGCATGTCTTCGAGAAAGAAGCTACCGATCTCATCACTTCCCACCTTGCCTGCATAAGCGACCTTGCCCCCAAAGTCCGCGATACCAATGATCGTGTTCGCGGCGGACCCGCCTGCACAGCGATTTATCGGGACACCGGAGATAGCCCCGAGGACTCGTTCCTGAGTCTGCTCGTCGACCAAAGTCATGATTCCCTTTGAGAAATCGAGTGCCGTGAGAACCTCATCGCTCACCTGTGCCTGAATATCAACCAGAGCATTGCCCACACCGTACACGTCATACTTCATTCGATTTCATCCGTCTGTCAAATAATTGAGGGCCGCCCCGCGGCCGCGGTCAGTAATAAAGGTTCCGGGGCGATTCTAGTTTGTGGTCCTGCTGTTCAACAGACATACCGGTCGATTTGTCCGTCTACCCTTTGAATTCCCTGAAATTGCGGCGAGCTTGCTTTGGATCGACTTGGGATCGCTTGACAGTCCGGAACGAGAGCTGGAGACTGTTGATCTGATTCTCCCTTAAAAGAAAGCTTCCCAGATGAATGCCCAGTCTGCATCCAATCGCTTAATCATCGCCAGTCGAAACCAGAAGAAAACTGGAGAGATCCGCGACCTGCTGGCTCCGTGGAAGATCGAAGTCAAATCTGTCGGTGATTTTCCAGATGTTCCGAAGACAATCGAAGATGGGGAAACCTTTGCTGCGAACGCCGCTAAAAAAGCCGCGAAAGTCGCCACCGCCTTAAACTCGTGGGCACTGGGCGAAGATAGTGGATTGTGTGTCGCTGCGTTGGGAGGCGCTCCTGGCATCTATTCCGCTCGATTTTCGGGGGAAAACGCGAACGACGATCTGAATAACGCCAAACTACAGGAAGAATTGAAAAACGTCTCTGACGACAAGCGAAATGCCTTTTACATCTGCCATGTTGCTGTCTCCGACTCTGAAGGAAATGTTCAGCTCTCCATGGAAGCCGAGTGTCATGGGCGGATTACGCGGGATCCTAGGGGAACCAATGGGTTTGGATACGACCCGTATTTTCTGATTCCCGAATACGGACGTACGTTTGGCGAATTCAAACCGATCGTCAAAAGGCAGATCAGTCATCGGGCACGGGCGTTTAGACAATTACTTCCAAAACTGGTTTCCCTGCTTAAACAGCAATAACTGGCTGAGAAAAAGCTTGAAATTTCGGTCTTTCTGCTTACCCCGTTGGTGCGGTAAAATAGCAGAACTTCCAACCCGATATTCACGCCGAATTCAATCTGAGCCTGTCATATGCTTTTAATGCGGAACCGTTTCACGCAGCCCCTTCGAACAGTAGCCAGTCATCGAATCACGATGCTGTTCATCTTGATCTGTCTGTTCTCTTCACTCGTCGCCGAGGCCGCCAGTCCGCGAACGTTGGAAATGATCCGGGCCGAGCACCTGGAGTTACAGGAGAAGGCGACTTTCTCGCTTCAGAAAATGGGAGAACAGCTGGAAGTCCTTCAGGCTCCTGAGTTAGCTGCCCGCATGTTCAAGCTGGCCAAGCCGGCCAAACTTTCAATGAACAGAGTCGTATCCCTACAAAAGGAAATGCAGCCTGAACTCGATCCTGATCTTCCGCGTGAAGTCTACGCCATTTTGAAGATACAACGGGAATTCAGCCAGACACACGCCAATCGCTTGTATGTTTTAGCACGACGAGCATCCAAAATCGGGTATCCGGCCTATGCCTACGGAATTATTCAGGAAGTACTCCGCTTCGATCCCGATCATCAAGTCAGTCGTAAGATCATGGGTTACGAGCGATACGACAGCCAATGGTTAACGCCGTTTGAAAAACGAATGGCGAAGAATAATTTCATCGAACACGACCAGTTCGGTTGGGTCAAAGAGGCCCATGTCGCCAGGTACGAAGCAGGGGAGCGGTTTTATGACAACCGCTGGATTTCGGCTGCGCGTGAGCAGGAAATGCGGCGCGATCTCAGCAATGCCTGGACGATTGAAAGCGAACATTTCGTCATCAAGACGAATCATAGCCACGAACGAGGGGTCGATATCTCCCGTAAGTTGGAGAATTTCCATCGATTTTTCTACCAGACGTTCCACTCGTTTTTCACGACCCCCCAGCAGATGGAACAGCTATTCGATAATTCATCACGTAACCTGAGTCGTAGCCTGGGTGAACGGCATCAAGTCTTTTTTTTCAATTCGAAGGACGAATATGTCGCGCATCTGGCTCGCAAGATTCCGGGAATGATTATCAACGAGGCTGGTCAGCGAGTCCCTAAAATATCTATTACCAATGGACTGTACCTGACAGCGGATCAAATTTCGTATTTTTACCATGACCCGAATGCGCGGGACGACTCTGTGCTCTACCATGAAGCCACGCATCAAATCTTCTTTGAAAGTGCTCCCCGCCGCCGACAAGTTGCCGAGAAAGAGCACTTCTGGCTGATGGAAGGCATTGCGTGTTACATGGAGTCTTTCGAATTGCAGGACGACGATACCTGGACCGTTGGAAACATCCTTCACGATCGCTTTTATGCATCGCGCGTCCGACTCCTGGAAGACAATCATTATATTCCACTTCAACAATTCTGCGGCATGAGTCTCTATCAGTTTCAGGGGCACCCTCGATTGGCCTGGAACTATTCTCAAGCTTCCGGGTTAACACACTTCCTGATGCACTATGAAGATGGGCTCTACCGCGATGCGTTAATAGAACATCTCGTTCAGATTTATAACGCAGCCGGTGCCCGTCCGCGTCCAGTCGCCAATCTGTCACAGCTGACCCAAACCAGCTACGAAGAACTCGACCGCCAATACGCCGAATACATCAAAGTCCAGTCGATCGAAGAAAAAGAACTCCTGAAAGAACTGCAATTCAACCCCCAAATCAAAGACCTGAATTAACTAGACTTCTTGAGAGCGATTGTATTCAAGCGGTTCCCACCGGTTAGAAATCCTGGAAGGGGCGGCGGGGTTCGCTGGCATTCATTTCGGCTTTCCAGGCTTTGAATCGGGCCTGAAGATGGGAGAGTACTTCCGGGTGTTCTTCGGAAAGATCCCGTTGCTCGCCGATGTCGGTGCTGAGATCATAGAGACCTTTTCCTTTACGGGAAGCGACCCATTTGTATTTGCCGACGCGGGCCGCCCGATCGTTGCGGCGTTCCCAGAACATTTCCTGACGGGGAGAGGTCTCTTCCCCCGACAGCACAGAGAGCATGTCGAACCCGTCATATGTGACTCCTTCCGGCAGTTCCGCACTCGCAAGTTGGACGAAGGTTGGGAACAATTCCAGTGCTGTAAGAAAATCGTCGTTCACCGTTCCAGCTGGAATGACTTTCGGGTAACGGGCGATAAAGGGAACACGAATTCCCCCCTCAAACATCTGCCCTTTGAAACCTCGCAGTGGACTGTTATCAGCCGCCCCAGAACCTCCGTTATCTGAGAAGAAGATGACCAGTGTTTCCTCGCGCAATTGATGTTCATCCAAAGCCGCGAGAACTTCACCAATCGCATCATCCATTGAGGTGACGGCTGCGAGGTATTCCAGTCGGCGTTTTTCTTTCGAAGGAACCTGAGCCGGTTTTCCGTACCGTGTCCCCTCGGTTAATGTATCCTTCAGGTGAGGGTACATCGTTTTGTATTTTTTTGGAGCCTGTGCAGCTCCTCGAATCGCCGGATCCAGATTCGAAGCACCGTGTGGCGCGTTAAAGGGAAGATACAAAAAGAACGGGTTCGCTTTATTCTTTTCGATGAACTGAATCGCCTCTCGTTTAAAGAGATCAGTCGCATAGGTCCCTTTATCTTCTGTAGTCGGGGTGTTTTGCCGAAACATCGAAGGGATGCCGTAACGCTCATGAGTAAAATAGTCGATCCCCGTATTCGTCAGTCCGTAAAATTCATCGAAGCCATTTTGAAGTGGAAGATATCGCTGCAGTTGTCCCCCGTCCCATTTGCCAAAGATACCGTTCTGGTATCCCTGCTCTTTTAAAACATCGGATATCATGATTTCCCGAACGTCCATTCCCAGAATTCGCTCTGGAGAGACTGCGTATTCCGCTGCGGGAATCTTACGCCCGAAATCGGCAACGTCGTTGCGGATCATGTCGT is part of the Polystyrenella longa genome and harbors:
- a CDS encoding serine/threonine protein kinase, with the translated sequence MPNSSFADGSDPQLDEDLSSQEGDASTEQSEEKDDQPASTVKSDKLLDEVSNEDDAPLTYSTREQGLDQDTVLRVPSTGSSVNAPPPTDPMLPTVSPLADGDISPSEVRFRLFPREQGLPADAPLPETAGIVLGHFRIEERIGAGGMGAVFRAIDERLQRIVALKVLSPTQLHQPDAIQRFRNEARSAARLDHENIARVYYFGEEKGVHFIAYEYVIGPNVRQLIHQEGRLKPADAVYYTHQVASALNHTSAAGVIHRDIKPSNIIVTPAGMAKLVDLGLARQESTESQGDLTVAGTTLGTFDYIAPEQAKDPRFVDVRADIYSLGCSLYHMLTGEPPYPGGTFVQKLFHHESKEVPDPADKVPNLPPLLTHIVQKMMASDPAERYPTPNELLHELEQVAQQLGMPGGPSRPFRRSAPISKRQAQWESSLSWIFMAILLIGMVIIIDVVSQNATTLSPEGSNSERNTAIQPEEKPAVDPPDPGPASTQAIVPAPSTSDDTNNSLNMLANEDDSNIPRDIKPTDTNTNPPKTSSPSRPQDVKKLFVLKNSDGGADEAFATLEQALEFSPRNGVIEIASSPETPIVINQPFQLVKKSITLRSASGTRPRIQFRYESKRSSSYEGLIDLRDNCSLSLHNLDLEFQIDPLFSDSVPTLFTLMGKGNSLLMSGCSVTVLKSGLKKASIVRVKRPTELNDVNTFTPTLAVDPDANKAEIEISSSFFRGQARLFQIDVVVPTRIAINKSVVAADTDTIYLENSNTGVWPLSNFEKAPEGTSSLELNIAQSTFLCGGPFFNLDWTLDSLAEIPPMQIHSANNVFISHPSGHTFLQTHIVDKQQTVSLIHFLPERLKWNDRKGSDYFSEFGSYFANEYGDREPFAFDPPISDIQAWRRLWRNASERELTSKETTVQPKGVTPNIPVVNLTLEDFFLEGEPGENSPVKGSSDGQNDAGAPIKELIDLMPTISPTSKPSEKPNSAGGRNQAATS
- a CDS encoding adenosine kinase; amino-acid sequence: MKYDVYGVGNALVDIQAQVSDEVLTALDFSKGIMTLVDEQTQERVLGAISGVPINRCAGGSAANTIIGIADFGGKVAYAGKVGSDEIGSFFLEDMRELGVTIETPNVEGHSGTCVILITEDAERTMLTTLGVSSKLTPDDIQEDHIKEATYVYVEGYLFTEEEPKKAALKAMELAKKNGVKVAFTVSDPFLINLFRDEFIELIENSVDLLFCNEDEAKSLAQLDDTVECVKWLHERCENVAMTLGPNGSIIMHEGEVIPVEGVSTKAIDTTGAGDMYAAGLLYGITHGMDWKLAGHLASHAAARIVSQLGARMEQKFSAEEVEELTK
- the rdgB gene encoding RdgB/HAM1 family non-canonical purine NTP pyrophosphatase, producing MNAQSASNRLIIASRNQKKTGEIRDLLAPWKIEVKSVGDFPDVPKTIEDGETFAANAAKKAAKVATALNSWALGEDSGLCVAALGGAPGIYSARFSGENANDDLNNAKLQEELKNVSDDKRNAFYICHVAVSDSEGNVQLSMEAECHGRITRDPRGTNGFGYDPYFLIPEYGRTFGEFKPIVKRQISHRARAFRQLLPKLVSLLKQQ
- a CDS encoding DUF1570 domain-containing protein → MLFILICLFSSLVAEAASPRTLEMIRAEHLELQEKATFSLQKMGEQLEVLQAPELAARMFKLAKPAKLSMNRVVSLQKEMQPELDPDLPREVYAILKIQREFSQTHANRLYVLARRASKIGYPAYAYGIIQEVLRFDPDHQVSRKIMGYERYDSQWLTPFEKRMAKNNFIEHDQFGWVKEAHVARYEAGERFYDNRWISAAREQEMRRDLSNAWTIESEHFVIKTNHSHERGVDISRKLENFHRFFYQTFHSFFTTPQQMEQLFDNSSRNLSRSLGERHQVFFFNSKDEYVAHLARKIPGMIINEAGQRVPKISITNGLYLTADQISYFYHDPNARDDSVLYHEATHQIFFESAPRRRQVAEKEHFWLMEGIACYMESFELQDDDTWTVGNILHDRFYASRVRLLEDNHYIPLQQFCGMSLYQFQGHPRLAWNYSQASGLTHFLMHYEDGLYRDALIEHLVQIYNAAGARPRPVANLSQLTQTSYEELDRQYAEYIKVQSIEEKELLKELQFNPQIKDLN
- a CDS encoding sulfatase family protein, coding for MLIRTGCACLFSLLLMFCSLSQTSGAERLPNIVLIVSDDQGYQDLGCAGSDEVLTPHLDQLAADGVRCTSFYVTWPACTPSRGSILTGRYPQRNGLYDMIRNDVADFGRKIPAAEYAVSPERILGMDVREIMISDVLKEQGYQNGIFGKWDGGQLQRYLPLQNGFDEFYGLTNTGIDYFTHERYGIPSMFRQNTPTTEDKGTYATDLFKREAIQFIEKNKANPFFLYLPFNAPHGASNLDPAIRGAAQAPKKYKTMYPHLKDTLTEGTRYGKPAQVPSKEKRRLEYLAAVTSMDDAIGEVLAALDEHQLREETLVIFFSDNGGSGAADNSPLRGFKGQMFEGGIRVPFIARYPKVIPAGTVNDDFLTALELFPTFVQLASAELPEGVTYDGFDMLSVLSGEETSPRQEMFWERRNDRAARVGKYKWVASRKGKGLYDLSTDIGEQRDLSEEHPEVLSHLQARFKAWKAEMNASEPRRPFQDF